In Symmachiella dynata, the following are encoded in one genomic region:
- the folP gene encoding dihydropteroate synthase, which translates to MSNSRTPSQSQIAWQVGEIPIPLGRFPKLMGIVNTTPDSFSDGGQFCEVDAAVAHALELEAAGADFLDIGGESTRPGAEPVSATDELRRVIPVVSRLAGEVSVPISIDTTKAEVARQALAAGATIVNDISGLTFDPQMPAVCAASNCGVIVMHIQGTPQTMQNDPHYENVITEICDHFTARLEELAAAGIANERIVLDPGIGFGKTAEHNLQILSHIGRFRELGCPVLIGHSRKRFLGKVLGKPLDERVHGTAGVAIALAQQGVDIIRVHDVAAVGDCLTAWQAVMERVEG; encoded by the coding sequence ATGTCTAATTCCCGTACCCCATCTCAGTCACAGATCGCTTGGCAAGTGGGGGAGATACCGATCCCGTTGGGGCGCTTCCCCAAGCTGATGGGGATTGTGAACACCACCCCCGATAGCTTTTCCGATGGCGGGCAGTTTTGCGAAGTCGATGCGGCGGTCGCGCATGCCTTGGAACTCGAAGCGGCGGGCGCGGACTTTTTGGATATTGGCGGCGAATCGACACGACCCGGTGCGGAACCGGTTTCCGCAACTGACGAATTGCGACGCGTGATTCCCGTTGTCTCACGTCTGGCCGGCGAAGTGTCGGTCCCGATTTCAATCGATACCACCAAAGCCGAAGTCGCTCGGCAAGCACTCGCCGCCGGCGCAACAATCGTCAACGACATCTCGGGACTAACTTTCGACCCGCAAATGCCGGCGGTCTGTGCTGCGTCAAACTGTGGCGTGATCGTGATGCACATTCAGGGAACACCCCAGACCATGCAGAACGATCCGCATTATGAAAATGTGATCACTGAAATCTGCGACCACTTCACCGCTCGGCTTGAGGAATTGGCCGCAGCGGGGATTGCTAACGAGCGAATCGTGTTGGATCCGGGAATCGGATTTGGCAAAACGGCGGAGCACAACCTGCAGATCCTGTCACACATCGGCCGGTTTCGAGAATTGGGTTGCCCGGTCTTGATTGGTCATTCCCGCAAACGGTTTTTAGGCAAGGTCCTGGGAAAACCACTCGACGAACGAGTGCATGGCACCGCCGGCGTTGCGATTGCCTTGGCCCAACAAGGGGTCGATATCATTCGCGTCCACGACGTGGCGGCCGTGGGGGATTGCTTGACGGCTTGGCAGGCGGTGATGGAGCGAGTTGAAGGCTGA